The DNA sequence AGCTTAATGGTGCTAATTGATGTCAGTATTTTCTTTAGAAAATAGTTTACACATGAAACATGATATGTTTTGATACTACTTTCAGCTTAACCAATCACAAAACGATCGTTATATAGTTGCTCCAGTAGGTGAGGGTTCTGAATCTGTTGTATGGTTTGGCTTTGTACTGTAATTCCCACCTGCTTGGCTTGTTAGTGAAAGTAATAATGGCTTTCTTGACAGATAAGCAACTACAGAAAGATAACAGCGCACCACAGGAAGATAACAACATGGTTGATGAAGGTAATAAAGCAATTACGTTTACAAAGTTAGCAGACCAATTACAAGTTTGAACTTAAAAACTGTGCTGAATGATGGCTAATTTTCGAGTTTCCCTTGTTTTCCTTCACAGTTTCTAATGATTTTTTCTATGATGTGTAGATAATACTCAGGATTCAATGCAAGACGAACAACAACTGGCTCGGATAAAGGACTGGATCAGTAGCCTTCACCTTGACACTGTTGAACTTACTGATGTTCTCTCAAATTTCCCGGACATCTCAGTGGTAAGTACTTCTACTTCTCAAGTCTCTGCTGAAAAAATGTGTCGAAAACCTTGCTCTGTTGGTATATTGTAATATACTTTTTGACTCCATCTCTCCCTTACTATACGCTGCAGGTTCTGACTGAAGGTAAACTGAAGAATTCCCTTAAAGCTGCTGATTTTGTTTCACCTATTTCGCGAGGTTTTGTAACAAGATTTGCTACTTTCAATCCGATTTGGCTGGATCACAGAAATTATGGACAAGCTTGTCATAGAAGGTGTTCTATCGAAATCTACAGGGGACACTTACACTTTCAACAGGCCGAAGGTTTGCTTTATGTTTTCTCCTTTTGTGTTTCAATTCTGATGCCAAATTTAGTCAAACTCTTTTTCCTCGATGCAGAAGTCCGATTATGAGTTCACTGTGGTGAAAGAAGAAATGGATGGTCAAGTACCAGTTGCTGACAGAACTCCAAAGGTTAATGATCTCATGTACATGAAGGTGATTGCATTTCCTGTCTCGAAACTTTCTGTTCTCTGTAGAGTCCTCAAATCTCTTAATACCGCCAAGTACTGTACTTTCGAAAATTTAATTCTAATTCATAAGACTGTTTCAGTTGTCACATTTTGTTTAACCTGACTCTATTTGTCTATCTCAGGTGCTTTATCATGCTCTTCCAATGCAGTATGTGACGGTTACAAAGCTTCAGAACAAGCTCGGTGGAGAGGTGAATCAGACTACTGTGCGCAAGTTCATTGATAAAATGGCACGAGAGGGTTTCCTTGAAGCCAAAGGCAACCGAAGGCTAGGTGTGTGCGATTAATCCAGTTCAAAATCCTTGTACTTAGGTACTTATTAGGATCAAATTATACCTAACTTACCATTTTCGTTTGTTTTCTAAACCAGGGAAGCGTGTTATCCGTTCTGAGATTGCTGAGAAAAAGCTGACTGAAGTGAAGAAAGCTCTGAACAATGATGCAATGGTATCTTTTATCAATTTATTATTTCCATAGTTTTTTTCTCTTctattaatttacatatttgcTTGGATTTCTTACAATGCACAGGATGTGGACAACACTGAACCAAATAACAAATCCAATCATCTGGATTTCCATACAAGGGGTAAAAGCCTCAAGTGCTTTCAGTACATTAAAATGAATTCAAGTCTCTAGTTACTTTCTTAATAAGCACTTTTAAGGCCTAAGAAACTGCTTTTGTTAACAGGAAGCAACATCAGGGACACATCCACATGCGGCGTCCTCCATTCCATCGGATCAGATCTCACACGAATGAGAATAAAATCGAACGGACCTCATTACAGTCCAATGAGGAGTGAGCAGACTACTTCAAAGGCAAAGGAGCATCCAAACACTCCCACAAGCAGGGCTCAGGTGCATCGATTAATTTAGATCCTCCACCCTTTCACTTCATGTCTTTTTCTCTTCCTCCAACTTAACTGTTTACACtaagtttaaattttgtttgTCCGCAGCCAGTGACTTCAAGGGAGAGCATTGTGCCGGGAAATGATAACGGCAGAGCAAATGGCAACACTGGTTACTGTGACGATGGGGACGGAGTGATCTGCAGTGGAAGATCTAGCCAAGACAAGCGGTCGAGGAAAACAAGCACGGTGCGTAGATTCGAAATCCCGCGCTATAAAATTGTCTGCTGTAGTTTTTGTCACCAGCAAAACGCTAGTGAAAAAATGCCATGGTCCTAATATGTTGCACTTTTGACCTTTTTTTCCTGTTGTACAGGTGAAGGAGCCAATTCTTCAGTACTTGAAGCGCCAGAAGTCTCAAGCCGTCTGAAAATTTCCAGCATTTTGCTGTCTGTCAGCTGGACTCGATTTTCCGATACTTTCGGAAATTTAAGATTTAAGTTTTTACGGTGATAAGGAGTATAATGTGGTAAACTGGGGATTGGTTTTGCCCATTGTAATTAGCATATGTAATGCTGCTGTGCGTTTCTAAACTAGTTTGGAATGTTGGCTGCCAAACACTTCGACTCGGAAGCATTTTTCTACTCGTAACGTTTTATTCAAAAGTGATGCTGTCCACATtccttttacttctcacacatattttttaatttataaccgttgagtcgaataaattgaaaaaaaaaaatgaacaaaaatgaacaaaaatatgtgagcggtacaaaaaaaaagtgtgtaaaCATCATCACCCttgcttgttgatgcacaaaatcagcaaggactttggtacaacagaaagtgttaagtttgtgacctttgctagattgctccggtcattagtgtggataagtaagtaaatggatagggacagggaagcaaacacaagatgtacgtggttcaaccagattggctacgtccacggagtagaggagttctcattaattatgaagggtttatacaagtacataggttcaagctctcctttagtga is a window from the Malus domestica chromosome 16, GDT2T_hap1 genome containing:
- the LOC103403165 gene encoding meiosis-specific protein ASY1-like, with protein sequence MVVAQRVKEAEITEQDSLLLTRNLLRIAIFNISYIRGLFPEKYFNDKSVPALEMKIKKLMPMDAESRRLLDWMEKGVYDALQKKYLKTLLFCVCETVEGPMIEEYTFSFSYSNSESQEVSMNISRSGNKKEGGTFKCNSTAEITPNQMRSSACKMVRTLVQLMRTLDKMPEERTILMKLLYYDDVTPAEYEPPFFRSCSEEEARNAWAKNPLRMEVGNVNSKHLVLVLKVKSILDPCEDENDDIQDDEVSLGADSMQRDDYSESDSDSELNQSQNDRYIVAPVDKQLQKDNSAPQEDNNMVDEDNTQDSMQDEQQLARIKDWISSLHLDTVELTDVLSNFPDISVVLTEEIMDKLVIEGVLSKSTGDTYTFNRPKKSDYEFTVVKEEMDGQVPVADRTPKVNDLMYMKVLYHALPMQYVTVTKLQNKLGGEVNQTTVRKFIDKMAREGFLEAKGNRRLGKRVIRSEIAEKKLTEVKKALNNDAMDVDNTEPNNKSNHLDFHTRGSNIRDTSTCGVLHSIGSDLTRMRIKSNGPHYSPMRSEQTTSKAKEHPNTPTSRAQPVTSRESIVPGNDNGRANGNTGYCDDGDGVICSGRSSQDKRSRKTSTVKEPILQYLKRQKSQAV